The nucleotide window TTTCAAGCTCAGATGTACGTTCTTTAACTTTTATTTCCAAACTATCATGTGCTCTTCTAAGGGCTTCTTCCGCTTTTTTGCGCTCAGTAATATCTCTGGCAATTGTTGAAATGGCTACAAGCTTTCCAGAAGTGTCAAAAACTGGAGAAAGGGTTACTGAAATATCTACTATCGTCCCATCCTTTTTCAACCTTAAAGTCTCATAATTACGAATTCTTTCTCCTCGTTTAATTTTTTCAATTAACTGTTTTGTCTCCCCTCTCAGATTTTCCGGCTCGAGTGCTGATATGTTTCTTCCCAGAGCTTCTTCAACGGAATAGCCATAAATTTTCTCTGCTCCTCTATTCCAGCTTGTGATAACCCCATCAAGAGATTCGGTTATAATTGCATCGTCGGATGATTCGACAGCGTTTGCCAGTATTTGAATTTTCCCTTCTGCCTTTTTAAGTTCAGAGGTGTCACGTGCTGCAGCAAACATCCCTATAATTTCACCAGCCTCGTCTTTGTAAACTGAAGCATTATATAAAATAGGAGTTATATGTCCATCTTTATGCTTAATATCTAGTGAATAATCTCGTACAAATCCTTCCTGAAATACAAGTTGATATCCCTTTTTGGCTTTTTCAGGCTCAGTGAAATAATCAGAACAGTCTGTGCCTATGAGCTCTTCCCTTGAATAACCAGTTACTATTTCAGTGGAGTTATTAACGTCGGTTATTTTTCCGTTAGGACCAATTGTGATGAAAGGATCAATACTAGCTTCAATCAGGCTGCGGTTATATTTACTTGCCAGTTTAAGCCTTTCTTCGGCTTTTTTGCGCTCAGTTATATCCTGTGTTATGCCGAAGCTGCCGATAACTTTTCCATTTTTGTCAAATTCAAAATATGCTTTCTTACGCACCCATTTAATCCTACCGTCAACAACAATGCGATATTCAATGTCATACTGTTCACCCTTTAATCCTGCCTTCCATTTACTATTTACATATTCCCTGTCATCAGGATGAGTTTTAGAAAGGATGGTCTCATAGGTCAAATGGGTGCCTTTTGGGATGCCAAAAATACGGTGGTTTTCGTCGGACAATGTCAATTCTTTTGTACGGATATCCAGACGCCAGCTTCCGATATTTCCTGCGGTTTGAGCATGGTCAAGGTCTTCCCTGCTTTTCTCTAGTTTATACACCAGAATATCGCATTCTCTCAGTGACCTGGTAAGTTTGAAGTTACTGTGGCTTAGTTGTGAGATCATATTGGCAAGCTTCACGAAGAAAGACATACTTTTGTTCACAGCTTCCCTACTTAACCGTGGAACTTTTTCAAGCATGGCTATGTACTCGTTCTCGTTGAAGCCGTATTTTCTAGCCTGGGATCGGAAAAGTTCATAGTCCAGAGGCTCATCTTCAAAAAAGAACTGTCCTGAGAAGATATTGCCTATATGCTGACCGTCCACAATAAGCGGGGTTACTACATCCCACATATTATTCTTGCATTTGTACAGCTTAAAATCTCCAGGGAGAACACCAAGGGACAGTCTTGTGTCGCTTTCCACGCAGTGCTTGCAGGTTTCGGGATGAACCCTGTGGAATTTGGTGCAGATGTCCTGCCATCCAACACTTACCGGAATATTACCTTTTAGGTCAACCAGAGCTATGGTAATGTGAGTGAGTTCATGTAAATCATACATGAGGGATTGGACCGCTGGAACATCAAGAATGTCAGCCAGCTCAAGGTTTGCCACCTCCATAGCTTCACTACCCTGAGTTTTTTCTTCAAGGCCTTTATGGTCAGTTATATCGAGTCCAAAAATGTTTGCACATTCTTGTTCAGGTAAAGGGTGAAAAACAACCAGATATACTTTTTTTCCCACTTTAATTTCCGTTTTTTCGGAATGATTTTGGGTAATTACTTTTTGCACAATATCTACGATACTCAAAGGCAGTTTTTCTCCTACTGTCACCCCCAATTCATTCAAGAGCTCACTAACCTCATTTGAATAAAGAACCGTACCATCTTTTCCAACACAAATTACAGGACCCGGATTGTTCGAAATTGTTCGAAATTTTTCCATTCATTTTTCCCCTTCAGGCTCTTCTCTTTGGCGGCGAAGTACCTAACTTTAGGATATTATTGTTACAACCACTTACAAGTGAGTTTATTCTTCTAAAAGATGTTTGATTTATTAAGTATATAAAATCATTCTCATTATAACAATTATTACAAAATTTGAAAAATAGTAGATAAAGATGTTTATTAACATAGTATAATCTTGAAAATATATAAACTATATTAAATTATAAAACTTTGACCCTAAGCTTTAAAGCTATTGGAAAAGTAAAGAAAATTTAAAGGTGACACGAAAATCTAAGTTACTATTATATAATAAAACCGGATGAGATGTCTACGTAATTTGAACTAACCGACCAAATATCAGTGACGAATTACCAGATTTTTCCTTAAAATTTGTCTTATTTAGTGGAAGTAGATAATTTAGCTTTGTGGTGTGACCTACCTGAAAACAAAGAAATTGAATATTAGAACTACGTTTGTTGAGTTTGAAGGAATTGTTAACTTTCAGATTTACTGTTCAATAACCTGGGTATACAACCGGAAATAGTATAAAAGAAAAATTGATATGAATATAAAAAAGTAAAAACGGGCAGGAGAAACAAGTGATAACCGAAAACCTCGGGTTTTTAATTCACGTTTTCACAATTATCTTCATTGTTGTCAACCCTATCAGCGGAGTAGTGACTTTCATCTCTTTGACCAGCAAGATGACAAATGAGGAGAAAAACGAAATCGCAAAAAAGTCAGTCATGCTTGCGTGCGCAATTGCCGTATTTTTTGCAATTGCAGGAAACATCATACTTAACCTGTTCGGCATTAGCGTAGATTCGCTGCGGGTTGCAGGAGGAATCCTGCTTTTCAGCATTGCTTTTGATATGATGCATGCTAAAGTCTCAAAGGGGAGGATTACTGAAGAAGAGATTTCTCACTCTCAGGAACGAGAAGACATCTGGATCTTCCCGATAAGCCTCCCGCTTCTGACAGGACCGGGTACGATCAGTACAGTGATTGTCCTGATAGGAGGAACAGAAGCAATTGTGCAAAAAATAATAATTCTTGTATCAATCGTACTGACGTTCATTATTTGCTATTACATCTTTCAATTCTCAAGGGGAATTCACAAGCTAATAGGATATAACGGAATGCTGGTATTTACAAGGCTGATGGGACTTTTGCTTGCTGCTCTTGCAGTGGATTTAACTGTTAAAGGAATAATAAATCTATACCAGTTAACAACATGAGGCAATAAGTTTTTGCATGCTGTCTCAAAACTCAACATATCTCTCTAAACCTCTTATATCCTATATTTGCCCATTTTTCGGACTTCTACGTGTCATTTTTCCAATCTCTCTCAGCCCCGTTTTTATGGAAAACTCACAAGCCGTGAAGTAGCTTGAACGATTATATAGCCTGTAAACCAGTTAAGGTTAATAGTTGTCGTAATCCTCCTACAGTAAAACGTAATTTTATCAGCAAATTAATAGCCCCATTTCCCCATCAGTCAAAAAAACTTAATACACTTGAAGATAAATTAAGAAGTTGATAGGGAAATGGGGGTTTTATTTGAATATAAAGGCAAAACTTCATGATGCTGTCAATGCCCTTAATTATGGCAGTCTTTCCGTACAGGATAAAAAGGTAGAGGAAACCTGCTCTTACCGGATAAAGCAGACAAAAAGCCGGAAAACCATTGTCATCAATTGTAGGGAATGTGATTCGGGATCTTCCCTTAACGACATGCACTGCAGAAAAAACATTTTCGGAATTCTGCAAAAAGAGGTTAAGGCCAACTGTCTGGTGCTCTCAAGGTTGTATGAGCGAGACTACGAAGGAGAAGCCCTGTCTTTACTTTATACTCTTGCAGGTTTTGAGGGAATTGTAACAGCGTATGAAAGTGCGGAAAAAGTTCCCAGAGCCTGTACTTTCTCTGAAAAGAAAAACTGCGAACTGGAAAGAAAAAAAATAATTGCTTCTTTTGCTAAAACCGTAGAGGGTGACCCTTTAAAAGCCAGGCTGGAAATAAAGAGGTTTATTCAGGAAAAAAGGCTGAATAAAAACTCAGACAGAGTTACACAGAAATTTACGGGAACAATTTTGGAAAGAATCCCTGAGAAATTTACAGGAAAAATTACAGAAAGAGTTACAGAAAAGGATTCGGAAAAGAATTCAGAAAAGAATTCGGAAACTACTTCAGTTTGTAAAGCTTGTTCCGAGCGTTTTCATCAGATGCTTTATGAAATTGAAGGAAAACTATCCGTTTTTCCTGAAATTCCTGTTATCAAAAAATCTGAAGTTCGAGTCTTATCAAAAGAATCGGTAGAAGATTCCAAAAAAGGACAGGGAAAAACGATCGAAAAAACAATAAGAAAAATGGCAGGAAACCTGATAAAGAACACGTCAGGAGAAGTAACCCTGGCAGAAATTTCCAGACACTTCCCATTTTTATCAACTGAAAACCTGAAGGAAAAACTGGAGAAAAATAAAAGTGCGGCAGAAGAACTTTATGACTATGAAAGCGGCATCAAACCCCATGTTAGACCCCCTTTTTCCAGTTCCAGGATCTATGCAGATGTGCCTGAAAATACCGAATTTCTTGAGTGCTACGACATAGACGGTAGGGAAGGCAGGAAACTTGAAGTCTCAATTTATCGCTATATTGACAGGCCGGAAAAACTTTACATGATCAGACCTCCTGAGTATAATCTCAGGGAGGAAGACCTCAGACTGCTTGAAAAAGTTCGGATGAGAATGATCAGGCACAGGCCAAAAGACCTTGCTTTTACAGATCCGATCGTAGCAAGGGAGTATTTCAAGCGCATGGCAAAAGCGCTTCTGGAGGAAGAATTGCTCACAAGCGGGAAAGCCTGCAGCCCTGACGAACTTGAAAGCTACGCCGACCTGCTTGCAAGATATACGAACGGACTAGGGATAGTTGAAGACCTGCTTTCCGATGCCAGGATTACGGATGTATATATTAATGCTCCTGCCGACAAAAACCCTGTACACGTTGTGCTGGAGGGAGAGGAATGCGTAAGTAATGTTTTTCTCTCGCAGGACGACCTTGATGCCCTTGTCTCCAGGTTCAGGATCATCAGTGGAAGGCCCTTTGGAGAAGCGATTCCTGTGCTGGAACTTAACCTTGAGGCTTTCGGGGTAAGGGTTTCGGTAATAGGAGACCCTCTCAGTGCAAGTGGGCTTGCTTATGCCTTCAGAAAGCATTCCCTCTCACCCTGGACCCTGCCTAAGCTGATCAATACAGGCTCGGTCTCCCCATATGCAGCCGGACTTTTAAGCTTTCTAATGGACGGGCAAGCTTCAGTCCTGGTAGCAGGAGAAGTCGGAGCAGGAAAAACGTCCCTGCTATCTGCCATGCTGCTTGAGATTCCGCAGAAGTACAGGATTCTTACAATCGAAGATACCCATGAACTCCCCATCGAGGAGCTTCAGAGCCTGGGCTGGAAGGTTCAGGGAATGAGCTCACAGTCCTCGGTTTTGAAATCAGGAGCTGAAATGAGCCCTGAAACTGCGCTTCGAGCAGCTCTGCGTCTTGGGAATTCCGCCCTTGTGCTTGGTGAAGTGCGGGGGGAGGAAGTAAAAGTGCTATATGAAGCCATGCAGGTCGGAAAAGCCGGAAACTCGGTTATAGGGACCATTCACGGTTCATCTACCGAAAACGTATATGAGAGAATCGTGCACACCCTTGGAGTTCCTCCAGCCTCGTTTAAAGCGACGGATGCCGTAATTATCTGCTCAAGTATAAGGCTTGAAGGCAGCATGAAAAAACTAAAACGGGTGAGCCATATTGCAGAAATCACCAGTGCAGTAATCGAAAATCCCGAACCTTCGGATATCTTTACGGATATAATGAAATATTATGCATCTCAGGACTGCTTGCTTGCAGAAAAGGCTCTGGAGCAAGGACAATCCGAACTTATAGAAAAGATTGCCAGAAAATGGGGGATTTCCATAGATAGAGCCTTAAAAAATATCGAACTTCGGGCAAGAATAAAAGAAAAAATAGCAATTGAAGGGCTAAAAAAATCATTCCTGCTGGAAGCCGAAGCCGTTAGCCAGGCAAATAACATGTTCTGGCTGCTTTCGGACTCCATGAAGAACGGAGAGTCATACGAAAATGAGTATGGAAATAATCTCATAGATAGTTCAGTGAATAGCTGTGCGGTTAATTCTGCAGATAATTTTGAATCCGACTGCAGGAATGACCTGGAAATTCTTTATAGGCAGTGGGAAACCTGGTTTGAGAATTTTGCCAGAAAAGGCTCGGATAAAGGAAAATGATTGTTAGATGGAGATGTTGTAAGAGGTAAAAAATATGAGCGAAGAGAGCAACTGGTATGTGCGAGCCTGCAAAACCACAGCAAAGCAGTGGATATGGGCTGTCCCTGACCCTGCTGCCTTCCGCAAGCGCTGTGAAAAGAGTGTAAGCCGGGAGTACAGGGACGCTCTCAGGTTTACCGGTTATGAACTTGAAGCTTTCGAAACCGTCCTCTTTTCCTATGCAGGAACCTTTGCAACTTTAATCCTGTTGGCAACAGTAGACCTTTTCCTGATGCTTTCAAGAAGTTTTGATGCCAGAGTGCTTACTATAATGGGAATCCTTACCTTTGTCGTTCCTCTGTTAACCCTCTATTACCTGAGTGAGTATGTGAAACTCAGAGCAGGGTTTATGAAAATCTCCTCACTTGGAGACATTCCTGAAATTCTGAGTTATATAGTCATGTCCATGAAACTTGTTCCTAACCTGGAACATGCCGTACTTTTTGCAGCTAGAAATTCCGAGAGGCCACTTGCAAAGGACCTGAGAAAACTAGCCTGGGACCTGAACCTCAGGATTTACAGCAGCATGGATGATGCTCTCCTTTCTTTTGCCGACCTGTGGGGAAGAAATAGCGAATATTTCAAACGTTCTCTACACCTTATAAAGAGCTCGACAGCCGAACCTGATGAGGCTCAGAGGGTTATAACCCTGAACCGAGCCCTGGACATAAGTCTCGAAGGTACGGAAAGCCTTATGGACGCCTTTGCAGCAAAACTGAAGACCCCAAGTTATATTCTCTACTCGATTTTCATTTTGATTCCGCTCGCCCTTGTAGCTCTTCTGCCTGCGGTTACGGTTGTAGGAATGAAACCTGAAATAATAGACCTTATCTTCCTCTATGACCTGATTTTTCCGGCTCTTGCTGCCCTATACTCAGAATATATTCTTATGCAAAGGCCGGTTGCTTTTATTCCCAGGCAAATTCCGGATTCTCATCCTGAGCTTGCAGATATCAAGCAGAAGAAACATTTTGCTTTAACGCTCTCGGCCCTGGTACTCTGCCTTATAGCACCTTTAGGATATCTCCTGTTGAGGTTAGGAAACCCTGGAGGAATAGTAGCAACCGCACCCCTGGAAGGATATTTTTCACCCACGCTTCCTCTGATTCTGGGTGGAACAATCGGGATTTCAGTTTACCTTTATTTCTCGGCTGTTCCTTACAAGAGGATAAGAGACCGAATAAAAAAGATGGAACAGGAATTTGCAGATTCTCTTTTTGTACTCGGCAGGAGAATTTCCGAAGGAAAAGCCCCTGAAGAAGCTTTTGCCCACACTGCCAGGACTATGGAAGGTTCAAAAATCGGGGAAGCTTTTCAGGAAATTTCAATGAACCTGCTCAGTATGAGGACAAATCTCAAAGCCGCAATTTTTGACGAAGATTTCGGAGCCTTCAGACACATATATTCGGAAAGAATTCGGAACACAATGCTCCTTTTTACGGAAAGCATCCACAAAAACCATGAAGCTGCAGGCGCTTCGATTATAAAACTTGCAGACCATTTGAAAGAGCTTGGAACAGTCGAGGAAAGAATCCGGCGTTCCCTTTACGATGTCACCTCAACTATGCGCTCTACTGCTGTGATTTTTGCCCCACTTATTGCAGGGATTACCCTTGCCCTTTCTGAGGTTATTACGAAAATTCTGAACCAGGTAGCCGAAAGGGTAAACCGAATTCCTGCCGATATGTCAGGAATGCCAGTAGAAATCGGAGAGGCAGCTTTTTCCCAGTCAATCTCTCCTGACCATTTCCTGCTTGCAATAGGAGTTTATATTGTCCTGATCAGTGCTATTCTCACCCGCTTTGCAGGTTCGGTGGAATACGGAGGAGACCGAACGCAGTTGAAATATGACCTCGCCTGCATGCTCCCGATTTCAATTGCAATATTCGCAGTTTCTACCGCAGCCTCAAGAGTTATCTTCAAGGGACTGGTGTGAAATGAGAGTTATAGTAAAACGGTGATTGCTGTTCATTCAAAAATTGATCGCAAAACGAAAATAAATGGTATTTTGTGGATTTCTGTCAAAGCGAGTTTGATTAGTTATCTTTATTTATGCTATCTTATCTACATCTTTTTCCAAGAATTAAAGCCGTACTTGCAATTGCAATGATTGTTAATATAGAGCCTTGAAATGGCAATTCTTGACCTGAACTGTTTACTGTATTGTTTTCTGGATCAACAACATGAATATTTTCTTTACCATTTGAATTTGCAATGTTACCAATTAATATGTTGTTCCTGCTGGAGTTATTGATGTTTATACCATATTCTATATTATTTGAGGCATTGTTATAATCTAACTTATTGTCACTTGATTCTACCAAAAATATTCCATTATTATTGTTAAAATTTACAGTGTTGTTGTATAGTCTGTTTTCTGTACTGTACTCAAGATCTATACCACTCCAGCCGTTAAAATTTGCAATGTTGCTAGTCAGAAAATTACGACTCGATTCTCTAAGAAAAATTCCTAAATCAGTGTTTGATATAGTATTATTAGTAATTGTGTTGTTTTCACATAAATAAACCAACTTAATCCCAAATCCGGCATAGCTGACAGTATTATTACTTATTTCATTATTACTACTAGATGTGTATATATATATGCCTTCATGATTGGTCGCGTTTATGAAATTATTATTCAGCTTATTGTTACTTGAATTCCATAAGAAAATTCCATCGATTCCAGTCATATACGCATTATTTTCAGTAAGTGTATTGTTGCACGAGTCTAACAAAAAAATGCCGTAACCGTTTGAAAAAACATTATTTTTCTTTATGACACTATTGTTGACTCCATCAAAATAAATTCCGGCTTTATCGTCTCCATACTGATCGGTTCCAGCATCACTTATACCAAAGCCATTAATAGTTACGTTATCTGCTACAACATTGAATACGTCATCTTCAGAGTTAGCAGCATAAATAATAGTATCTACTGGATTTTTCAGAGAGAGATGTAATTGTTAATTCTTTATTTACATACACATTTTCCGTATAATTTCCTGGATAAACAAGAACTATATCACCATCAGTTGCGTTGTCAACAGCATTCTGTATGCTTTTATAATTTGCTCCCTCAATATCGTCATCTACTGTAATTGTAACTGCTCCAGCACATGAAGCCATTAACACTGTAAAAAATATAATCAAAAAATAAAGTATATTCCTCATTTATACTCCTATCC belongs to Methanosarcina barkeri 3 and includes:
- a CDS encoding ATPase, T2SS/T4P/T4SS family: MNIKAKLHDAVNALNYGSLSVQDKKVEETCSYRIKQTKSRKTIVINCRECDSGSSLNDMHCRKNIFGILQKEVKANCLVLSRLYERDYEGEALSLLYTLAGFEGIVTAYESAEKVPRACTFSEKKNCELERKKIIASFAKTVEGDPLKARLEIKRFIQEKRLNKNSDRVTQKFTGTILERIPEKFTGKITERVTEKDSEKNSEKNSETTSVCKACSERFHQMLYEIEGKLSVFPEIPVIKKSEVRVLSKESVEDSKKGQGKTIEKTIRKMAGNLIKNTSGEVTLAEISRHFPFLSTENLKEKLEKNKSAAEELYDYESGIKPHVRPPFSSSRIYADVPENTEFLECYDIDGREGRKLEVSIYRYIDRPEKLYMIRPPEYNLREEDLRLLEKVRMRMIRHRPKDLAFTDPIVAREYFKRMAKALLEEELLTSGKACSPDELESYADLLARYTNGLGIVEDLLSDARITDVYINAPADKNPVHVVLEGEECVSNVFLSQDDLDALVSRFRIISGRPFGEAIPVLELNLEAFGVRVSVIGDPLSASGLAYAFRKHSLSPWTLPKLINTGSVSPYAAGLLSFLMDGQASVLVAGEVGAGKTSLLSAMLLEIPQKYRILTIEDTHELPIEELQSLGWKVQGMSSQSSVLKSGAEMSPETALRAALRLGNSALVLGEVRGEEVKVLYEAMQVGKAGNSVIGTIHGSSTENVYERIVHTLGVPPASFKATDAVIICSSIRLEGSMKKLKRVSHIAEITSAVIENPEPSDIFTDIMKYYASQDCLLAEKALEQGQSELIEKIARKWGISIDRALKNIELRARIKEKIAIEGLKKSFLLEAEAVSQANNMFWLLSDSMKNGESYENEYGNNLIDSSVNSCAVNSADNFESDCRNDLEILYRQWETWFENFARKGSDKGK
- a CDS encoding NosD domain-containing protein; protein product: MKNPVDTIIYAANSEDDVFNVVADNVTINGFGISDAGTDQYGDDKAGIYFDGVNNSVIKKNNVFSNGYGIFLLDSCNNTLTENNAYMTGIDGIFLWNSSNNKLNNNFINATNHEGIYIYTSSSNNEISNNTVSYAGFGIKLVYLCENNTITNNTISNTDLGIFLRESSRNFLTSNIANFNGWSGIDLEYSTENRLYNNTVNFNNNNGIFLVESSDNKLDYNNASNNIEYGININNSSRNNILIGNIANSNGKENIHVVDPENNTVNSSGQELPFQGSILTIIAIASTALILGKRCR
- a CDS encoding MarC family protein, with the protein product MITENLGFLIHVFTIIFIVVNPISGVVTFISLTSKMTNEEKNEIAKKSVMLACAIAVFFAIAGNIILNLFGISVDSLRVAGGILLFSIAFDMMHAKVSKGRITEEEISHSQEREDIWIFPISLPLLTGPGTISTVIVLIGGTEAIVQKIIILVSIVLTFIICYYIFQFSRGIHKLIGYNGMLVFTRLMGLLLAALAVDLTVKGIINLYQLTT
- a CDS encoding PAS domain S-box protein, which gives rise to MEKFRTISNNPGPVICVGKDGTVLYSNEVSELLNELGVTVGEKLPLSIVDIVQKVITQNHSEKTEIKVGKKVYLVVFHPLPEQECANIFGLDITDHKGLEEKTQGSEAMEVANLELADILDVPAVQSLMYDLHELTHITIALVDLKGNIPVSVGWQDICTKFHRVHPETCKHCVESDTRLSLGVLPGDFKLYKCKNNMWDVVTPLIVDGQHIGNIFSGQFFFEDEPLDYELFRSQARKYGFNENEYIAMLEKVPRLSREAVNKSMSFFVKLANMISQLSHSNFKLTRSLRECDILVYKLEKSREDLDHAQTAGNIGSWRLDIRTKELTLSDENHRIFGIPKGTHLTYETILSKTHPDDREYVNSKWKAGLKGEQYDIEYRIVVDGRIKWVRKKAYFEFDKNGKVIGSFGITQDITERKKAEERLKLASKYNRSLIEASIDPFITIGPNGKITDVNNSTEIVTGYSREELIGTDCSDYFTEPEKAKKGYQLVFQEGFVRDYSLDIKHKDGHITPILYNASVYKDEAGEIIGMFAAARDTSELKKAEGKIQILANAVESSDDAIITESLDGVITSWNRGAEKIYGYSVEEALGRNISALEPENLRGETKQLIEKIKRGERIRNYETLRLKKDGTIVDISVTLSPVFDTSGKLVAISTIARDITERKKAEEALRRAHDSLEIKVKERTSELEKAYESLMEEKRRLSEAQKIAHIGNWEYDLVNDELYCSDEMYNIFGHKPQEGMSYKKLLGYVHPEDRSYVDNAVKKALNEKSFSIDHRIISAGGEDRIVHAEGEVSYDENKSPIRIRGIVQDITERKRAEEKIRILANVVESSNDAIITESLEGTITSWNKGAEQIYGYSAEEVLGKNVSIAEPDNLKGEIKNLIEKIKQGEEIQHYKTVRLKKDGTTMNISITYSPVFDASGKLIAISSMGRDITEQVSAERLLAKAEEARKKEIHHRIKNNLQVISSLLDLQAEKFRSRGCAEDSEVLNAFLESQDRVMSIALIHEELHEGRGNDTLNFSSYIKRLVENLFQTYKVGNINTNLNIELEENIFFDMDIAVPLGIIINELVSNSLKYAFPGENDGKIQIKLHREDSAECAGKDQGSTKESYNSTDFVLIISDNGIGIPEDFNLEDSNSLGLQLVETLVDQLGGEIELKRNSGTEFCIRFTVSVQNEKIE